The following DNA comes from Frankia casuarinae.
GCCACGGCGCCATGGTCGGTCTCCTGGCCGTGCTCGGTCTCGCCCTGGTCGGGCAGGTCGCGGGCACCGCGATCGGGGTCGCCAGCCGGGACCGGGTGACCTGGCGCCCCGGCAGGGCCGTCGATGCCGCCGCGGGTGCGGTGCTCTCCGGCTTATCGGTGCTTCTTGTCGCCTGGCTGCTGGCGACGGCCGTCGATCGATCGCCCTTCGAGTCCCTCGCCCACTCGGTCCGGGAATCGCGGATCCTCGCCACCGTGGACGCCGGGATGCCCAACGAGGTCCGCAGTGCATTCGCCGACCTGCGCCAACTGGCTGACGACAACGGCTTCCCCGAGGTCTTCGCCGGGCTCGGCGGCGGGCGCATCGTCGCTGCCGATCCGCCCGATCCCGCTTCCACCCGGACTGCCGGGGTCCGCAACGCGGCGGCGAGCATCGTGAAGATCCGTGGCGTCGCCAGCTCCTGCGATAAACGGGTCGAGGGATCCGGGTTCGTCATCGCCCCGCAGCGCGTGATGACCAACGCGCACGTCGTAGCCGGAGTGCACCGTCCGGTGGTCGTGCTGGCCTCGCGCACCCTGCCTGCCGAGGTCGTCCTGTTCGACCCCGACCGGGACGTCGCCGTGCTCCGCGTGCCGGACCTGCAACGGCCGCCGCTGCGGTTCCGGACAAACCCACCGGCCGCGGCCGAAGACGCCGCAGTGATCGCCGGTTATCCCCAGGACGGGCCATACACCACTGTGGCGGCGCGCGTCCGCAACCATCAGACCGCCCAGGCCCCGGACATCTACTCGCACGGCCTCGTCCTGCGCGACATCTACGCGGTCCGTGGACGGGTGTTGCCGGGAAACTCCGGTGGACCCCTGTTGTCCGAAAGCGGAGACGTCCTGGGCGTCGTGTTCGCCGCGGCCGTCAACGACAGCGACACCGGTTACGCCCTGAGCGCCGCCGAAGTGGCCAGGCCTGCCGCCGCCGGGGTGATCGCCACGGCGGAGGTGAGCACTCAGGGGTGCGACTGACCTCCCGTACTCCCGCACCGGTGGCCGGGCGACGCTCAGGGACGAAGCCAGCCGAGCAGTTCGGCGTTGACGAGGTCGGGGGCCTCCTCATGCGGGAAGTGCCCGATCTCACCGAGCAGACGCCAGGTGTAGGGGCCGCTGACGTAACGCCCGGAGCCCTGGGCGGTGGACGGCAGGAAACAACGGTCCATTTCCCCGTGTATCTGCAGGGTCTCCATCCGCAGCGACCGACGGAGGACACTACCGAAACGCGCCCCATCGGGCCGGAATAACGACCGGAAGATCCACCGGTGGTACTCCAGGGAGCTGTGCGCCACCCCGGGAACGCGCATCGCCGATCGATATCGCCGCTCGGCCTCGGCATCCGGATACCCAGGTCCTCCCCAGCCGCGTAGCAGCGTTGCGACGTGGGCGGCGTCCTCGGCCACCAGGACCCGTTCGGGCCGCCACGGCAGCTGAAAACCGAGCATGTACCGGCTGGCGACACCCTGACCACGAGGATCCGCCGCGATCTGGTGCCGCAGCCGCAACGGATGGGGCATGGCCAGGATCGCGAGTCGACGCACCACCATCGGATGACGGACCGCAGTGGTCCAGCCAAGCAGCCCACCCCAGTCGTGGCCCACGACCGCGGCGTCCGGTTCCCCTAATGCTCTGACCAGACCGGCCACGTCATCGGAGAGGGTGAAGGCGTCATAGCCCCGAGGCGGCTTGTCACTCGCTCCGTAGCCGCGCAGGTCCGGCGCGACGACGCGGTAGCCCGCCGCCGCCAGCGCGGTGAGTTGGTGACGCCAGGCCCACCAGAACTGCGGGAAGCCATGCAGCAGCAGGACGAGCGGGCCGCTCCCCAACTCCGCCACGTGCAGCCGGGTACCGTTGGCAGACACGTCACGGTGCCGCCACGGCCCGTCGACCAGGACGGTGGCGGGCTCGGGAACGGTGTCCTCCATCGCCTGCCAGGATGGCAGACCAGCCCCCGGCCCCGGACCGGCGGTGCTCGTGACGAGCCGGTCGTGGGGTCCGCCGCCGGCCCTCGAACGTCCGCCGCCGGCTCCCTCGCCAGACCCTGTGCCGACCGCGCCTGCAGCTTGGGTACCGGCGAACACCGAACAGGACGTCAGTGCCCGCGCTGGCCCGGGTGGGCGGCCGCACCCGCCGACTCGACCGCGTCTCCCGGTCCGACCGGACCCGCTGACCTGGCTGGGGCGGTCGTCGGATTACGTAGCCAGGTGATGTCGTCGCGCACGGTCTGGATGGTCCGCTCGGGCGGGGAGAGCTTGCGCAACCGCGCCATCGCGAACAGGGCCAGCAGCCCCGCGACGACGAGGTAGAGACCGGCCGTCAGCAGATAGGACCAGAAACGCTCGATGCCGGCCCAGGTGAACAGCTCTCCCAGAAAGATCGTGACGGCGATCAGAGCGCAGAACCCGAGGCCGGCCGCCACCGCCAGAAAACCGATTCCGAGCGCAGCCGACACCGCCTGCTGGGCAAGCTCGGCCTTGGCCAGGTTGATCTCCTGACGAACCAACAACGAGACATCGCGAGTGGCCAGAGCCACCAGCTCACCCAGCGTCGGCTCACGGCCGTCCCGAGCCTTCCCGGCTGC
Coding sequences within:
- a CDS encoding alpha/beta fold hydrolase; this encodes MEDTVPEPATVLVDGPWRHRDVSANGTRLHVAELGSGPLVLLLHGFPQFWWAWRHQLTALAAAGYRVVAPDLRGYGASDKPPRGYDAFTLSDDVAGLVRALGEPDAAVVGHDWGGLLGWTTAVRHPMVVRRLAILAMPHPLRLRHQIAADPRGQGVASRYMLGFQLPWRPERVLVAEDAAHVATLLRGWGGPGYPDAEAERRYRSAMRVPGVAHSSLEYHRWIFRSLFRPDGARFGSVLRRSLRMETLQIHGEMDRCFLPSTAQGSGRYVSGPYTWRLLGEIGHFPHEEAPDLVNAELLGWLRP
- a CDS encoding phage holin family protein; amino-acid sequence: MSIAAGKARDGREPTLGELVALATRDVSLLVRQEINLAKAELAQQAVSAALGIGFLAVAAGLGFCALIAVTIFLGELFTWAGIERFWSYLLTAGLYLVVAGLLALFAMARLRKLSPPERTIQTVRDDITWLRNPTTAPARSAGPVGPGDAVESAGAAAHPGQRGH
- a CDS encoding MarP family serine protease, whose product is MLNVLDIVLLLLVVLFAISGYRQGFLVGALSFVGFLGGGVLGAKVAKPFAELIGQESHGAMVGLLAVLGLALVGQVAGTAIGVASRDRVTWRPGRAVDAAAGAVLSGLSVLLVAWLLATAVDRSPFESLAHSVRESRILATVDAGMPNEVRSAFADLRQLADDNGFPEVFAGLGGGRIVAADPPDPASTRTAGVRNAAASIVKIRGVASSCDKRVEGSGFVIAPQRVMTNAHVVAGVHRPVVVLASRTLPAEVVLFDPDRDVAVLRVPDLQRPPLRFRTNPPAAAEDAAVIAGYPQDGPYTTVAARVRNHQTAQAPDIYSHGLVLRDIYAVRGRVLPGNSGGPLLSESGDVLGVVFAAAVNDSDTGYALSAAEVARPAAAGVIATAEVSTQGCD